From a region of the Janthinobacterium sp. 61 genome:
- the htpG gene encoding molecular chaperone HtpG, whose amino-acid sequence MAVSEKQTLGFQTEVKQMLHLMIHSLYSNKEIFLRELISNASDAADKLRFEAIDNDALYGNDHELKIKVSFDKDARTITISDNGIGMTRDEAISHLGTIAKSGTKEFFGKLSGDQQQDAALIGQFGVGFYSGFIVADKITVETRRAGAQAAEGVRWESAGEGDYSIENIDKPSRGTDIILHLREGEDELLSSWKIKSIIRKYSDHISLPIVMQKEEWDEEKKETVLKDEFETVNQASALWARNKADITPEQYDEFYKHVSHDFQSPLTHTHNRVEGRSEYTQLLYIPAKAPFDMWDRNKRGGIKLYVKRVFIMDDAEQLMPTYLRFVRGVIDSADLPLNVSREILQESRDVKVIREGSTKRVLGMLEELANADEQDKKDKYAAFWKEFGQVLKEGIGEDAANKERLAKLLRFASTANDSDAQITAFADYVARMKEGQDKIYYVTADNYAAAKNSPHLEIFRKKGVEVLLLTDRVDEWMLSFLQDFEGKELVSVAKGGLDLGALEDEAEKKEHEETETSYADLVGKMKTVLADKAKDVRVTFRLTDSPACLVADENELSGNLLRMLKAAGQSAPESKPILEINPNHPLVTRLKYEDAQGGKFGDWANILFDQAMLAEGGSLADPASFVKRLNELLLNTAK is encoded by the coding sequence ATGGCTGTCTCCGAAAAGCAAACCCTGGGTTTTCAGACCGAAGTGAAGCAAATGCTGCACCTGATGATCCATTCCCTGTACTCGAACAAGGAAATCTTCCTGCGCGAATTGATTTCGAACGCTTCCGACGCGGCCGACAAATTGCGCTTCGAAGCGATCGATAACGATGCCCTGTATGGCAACGATCACGAATTGAAGATCAAGGTCAGCTTCGACAAGGATGCGCGCACCATCACCATTTCCGACAATGGCATCGGCATGACCCGTGACGAGGCGATCTCGCACCTGGGCACCATCGCCAAGTCGGGCACCAAGGAATTCTTCGGCAAGTTGTCGGGCGACCAGCAGCAGGACGCGGCCCTGATCGGCCAGTTCGGCGTGGGCTTCTATTCGGGCTTCATCGTGGCCGACAAGATCACCGTCGAAACGCGCCGCGCCGGCGCACAAGCTGCTGAAGGCGTGCGCTGGGAGTCGGCTGGCGAAGGCGACTACAGCATCGAGAACATCGACAAGCCGTCGCGCGGCACGGACATCATCCTGCACCTGCGCGAAGGCGAGGACGAATTGCTGTCGAGCTGGAAGATCAAGTCCATCATCCGCAAATACTCGGACCATATCTCGCTGCCGATCGTGATGCAGAAGGAAGAGTGGGACGAGGAGAAAAAAGAAACCGTCCTGAAGGACGAATTCGAAACCGTCAACCAGGCCAGCGCCCTGTGGGCCCGCAACAAGGCCGACATCACGCCGGAACAGTACGACGAATTTTACAAGCACGTGTCGCACGACTTCCAGTCGCCGCTGACGCACACGCATAACCGCGTGGAAGGGCGCAGCGAATACACGCAGCTGCTGTACATCCCGGCCAAGGCGCCGTTCGACATGTGGGACCGTAACAAGCGCGGCGGCATCAAGCTGTACGTCAAGCGCGTCTTCATCATGGACGATGCCGAGCAGCTGATGCCGACCTATTTGCGCTTCGTGCGCGGGGTGATCGATTCGGCCGACCTGCCGCTGAACGTGTCGCGTGAAATCTTGCAGGAATCGCGCGATGTGAAAGTCATCCGCGAAGGCTCGACCAAGCGCGTGCTGGGCATGCTGGAAGAATTGGCGAACGCGGACGAGCAGGACAAGAAGGACAAGTACGCCGCTTTCTGGAAGGAATTCGGCCAGGTGCTGAAAGAAGGCATTGGCGAAGACGCGGCCAACAAGGAACGCCTGGCCAAGCTGCTGCGCTTTGCCTCGACCGCCAATGACAGCGACGCGCAAATCACCGCGTTCGCCGACTACGTGGCGCGCATGAAGGAAGGCCAGGACAAGATTTATTACGTCACGGCTGACAATTACGCCGCCGCCAAGAACAGCCCGCACCTGGAGATCTTCCGCAAGAAAGGCGTCGAAGTGCTGCTGCTGACGGATCGCGTCGATGAATGGATGCTGTCCTTCCTGCAGGATTTCGAAGGCAAGGAACTGGTCTCCGTCGCAAAAGGTGGCCTGGACCTGGGCGCGCTGGAAGACGAAGCGGAAAAGAAAGAGCACGAAGAAACGGAAACCTCGTACGCCGACCTGGTGGGCAAAATGAAGACCGTGCTGGCCGACAAGGCCAAGGACGTGCGCGTGACGTTCCGCCTGACCGATTCGCCAGCCTGCCTGGTGGCCGATGAAAACGAATTGTCGGGCAACCTGCTGCGCATGCTGAAGGCGGCGGGCCAGAGCGCGCCGGAATCGAAGCCGATTCTGGAGATCAACCCTAACCACCCGCTGGTAACGCGTCTGAAGTACGAAGACGCGCAAGGCGGCAAATTCGGCGACTGGGCCAACATCCTGTTCGACCAGGCCATGCTGGCCGAGGGCGGCTCGCTGGCCGATCCTGCCAGTTTCGTCAAGCGCCTGAACGAATTGCTGCTCAATACGGCGAAGTAA
- a CDS encoding diguanylate cyclase domain-containing protein, with protein sequence MSPGSVGHSQRHDAAILIVDDAPANLELLRKLMSEQGYQTYVATSGERALEIAQRAHPDLILLDVLMPDMDGIETCRRLKQHPLTQGIPVIFMSARTETEDVVAGFDCGAVDYISKPLRMAEVCARVRAQLHIRSSNETQQEQAERLRTIVNNMAEGLLIIEADGRIQYTNPACDQYLGYRENELAGRSIAELLSPLVTQEYLDYFTMYAANPETAHNHGTREVAVRHRNGATLSMDLTLTPMYLRQPLYIGLLHDITHHKQSENALQRAAYLDPLTKIANRRHFDSFLEKEWQRAVRGAAALSLVVLDVDHFKLYNDSLGHPAGDSCLQQVAQAIASHAARPGDLAARYGGEEFVMLFADTDADGALHLAEAIRMHIEALQLPHPRSATSPWITVSIGVATIFPHQLDDREALFVAADRALYVAKEGGRNQVRATHSGSMAREMVKALVQP encoded by the coding sequence ATGAGTCCAGGCAGTGTGGGGCATTCCCAGCGGCACGACGCCGCCATTTTGATTGTCGATGATGCGCCGGCCAACCTTGAGCTGCTGCGCAAGCTGATGAGCGAACAGGGTTATCAAACCTATGTCGCCACGTCCGGCGAACGGGCGCTGGAGATCGCCCAGCGCGCCCATCCCGACCTGATCCTGCTCGACGTGCTGATGCCGGACATGGATGGCATCGAAACGTGCCGCCGCCTCAAGCAGCATCCGCTGACGCAGGGCATTCCCGTCATCTTCATGAGCGCCAGGACAGAAACGGAAGATGTGGTGGCCGGTTTCGACTGCGGCGCCGTCGACTACATCAGCAAACCGCTGCGCATGGCCGAAGTGTGTGCGCGCGTGCGCGCCCAGCTGCACATCCGCAGCAGCAATGAAACCCAGCAGGAACAGGCCGAGCGCCTGCGCACCATCGTCAACAACATGGCCGAGGGCTTGCTGATCATCGAGGCGGACGGGCGCATCCAGTACACCAACCCCGCCTGCGACCAGTACCTGGGCTACCGCGAAAACGAACTGGCCGGACGCTCGATCGCTGAACTGCTCAGCCCCTTGGTGACGCAGGAATACCTCGATTACTTCACCATGTACGCAGCCAATCCGGAGACGGCGCACAACCACGGCACGCGCGAAGTGGCGGTCCGCCACCGCAACGGCGCGACGCTGAGCATGGACCTGACGCTCACGCCCATGTATCTGCGCCAGCCCCTGTATATCGGCCTGCTGCATGACATCACGCACCACAAGCAGTCCGAGAACGCCTTGCAGCGCGCCGCCTACCTCGACCCACTGACAAAGATCGCCAACCGCCGGCATTTCGACAGTTTCCTGGAAAAAGAGTGGCAGCGCGCCGTGCGCGGCGCCGCCGCCCTGTCGCTGGTGGTGCTCGACGTCGACCACTTCAAGCTATACAACGACAGCCTGGGCCATCCGGCCGGCGACAGCTGCCTGCAGCAGGTGGCGCAAGCCATCGCCTCGCATGCCGCCCGCCCGGGCGACCTGGCAGCCCGCTACGGCGGCGAGGAATTCGTCATGCTGTTCGCCGACACGGACGCCGACGGCGCCCTGCATCTGGCAGAAGCCATCCGCATGCACATCGAAGCACTGCAACTGCCGCACCCCCGCTCCGCCACCTCGCCGTGGATCACCGTCAGCATCGGCGTGGCGACCATCTTCCCGCACCAGCTGGACGACCGCGAAGCGCTGTTCGTCGCCGCCGACCGCGCCCTGTACGTGGCCAAGGAAGGGGGGCGCAACCAGGTGCGCGCCACGCATTCGGGCAGCATGGCCCGGGAAATGGTCAAGGCGCTCGTCCAGCCCTAG
- a CDS encoding DMT family transporter: protein MPSHATTSPSHPLRLDTDRKGLLLGLIAVILFSLTLPFTRMAVAELDPTFVALGRALVAACLAGLWLWQQRAPLPRREQWMPLALVSLGCVLGFPWLTSIAMRSLPASHGAVLVGILPLATAVFAVLRGKERPSPGFWLMALLGTALVVAFALRQGGGSFHLADCLIFAAVLLAALGYAEGGRLAQAMPGQHVISWALLLAVPFVLPVVLWNAWPQRALMAQASGAAWLGFAYISVFSMFIGFFFWYRGMALGGVARVGQTQLLQPFLTLVGAAVLLNEPLTGESLLFAGAVIAVVAIGRKLK, encoded by the coding sequence ATGCCATCGCACGCCACCACCTCCCCTAGCCACCCCCTGCGCCTCGACACCGACCGCAAAGGCCTGTTGCTGGGCCTCATCGCCGTCATCCTCTTCAGCCTGACCCTGCCTTTTACGCGCATGGCGGTGGCCGAACTCGACCCCACCTTTGTCGCCCTGGGGCGCGCCCTGGTGGCTGCCTGCCTGGCCGGCCTGTGGCTATGGCAGCAGCGCGCACCCTTGCCCCGCCGCGAACAATGGATGCCGCTGGCGCTCGTGTCGCTGGGCTGCGTGCTGGGCTTCCCCTGGCTGACATCGATCGCCATGCGCAGCCTGCCCGCCTCGCACGGTGCCGTGCTGGTGGGCATTTTGCCGCTGGCCACCGCCGTGTTTGCCGTGCTGCGCGGCAAGGAACGCCCTTCCCCGGGCTTCTGGCTGATGGCCCTGCTCGGCACGGCGCTGGTGGTGGCGTTCGCACTGCGCCAGGGCGGCGGCAGCTTCCACCTGGCCGACTGCCTGATCTTTGCCGCCGTGCTGCTGGCTGCACTCGGCTATGCCGAAGGGGGGCGCCTGGCGCAAGCCATGCCGGGCCAGCATGTAATTTCCTGGGCGCTGCTGCTGGCCGTGCCGTTTGTCTTGCCCGTGGTGCTGTGGAACGCCTGGCCGCAGCGCGCGCTGATGGCGCAGGCCAGCGGCGCGGCCTGGCTGGGCTTTGCCTATATCTCCGTATTTTCCATGTTTATCGGCTTCTTTTTCTGGTACCGGGGCATGGCGCTGGGCGGCGTGGCCCGCGTGGGACAGACGCAGCTGCTACAGCCCTTCCTCACGCTGGTGGGCGCGGCCGTGCTGCTGAACGAGCCATTGACGGGCGAAAGCCTGCTGTTTGCCGGTGCCGTGATCGCCGTGGTGGCCATCGGACGCAAGCTGAAATAG
- a CDS encoding PLP-dependent aminotransferase family protein, protein MKIENPNPIQWRFAERAEQLQSSFIREILKITQRPEIISFAGGLPSPATFPVEEMKTAFDKVLSNNGKVALQYGPTDGYLPLRQWIADSLSSNGSTILPEQVLMTSGSQQALDLLGKVLIDEGSRVLVETPSYLGALQAFSVYRPEFVSVDTDDEGLVPSSIDPVADGARLLYALPNFQNPTGRSLSVARRVELVETCARHGLPLIEDDPYGALSYSGEPYPKMINMNPDGVIYMGSFSKVLTPGIRLGYVVAPMPLVRRLELAKQAADLHTSQLTQMVVHEVIKDGFLDRHIPSIRSLYGNQCQAMLSALDEHFPAGVTWTKPEGGMFIWVTLPKHIDAMKLLDEAIANKVAFVPGAPFYANTPETHTLRLSFVTVPPERIREGIAILGKLIAAKM, encoded by the coding sequence ATGAAAATTGAAAATCCGAATCCGATCCAATGGCGCTTTGCCGAACGCGCGGAACAGCTGCAAAGCTCGTTCATCCGCGAAATCCTGAAGATCACGCAGCGTCCCGAGATCATCTCGTTTGCCGGCGGCCTGCCCTCGCCCGCCACCTTCCCCGTGGAAGAAATGAAGACCGCCTTCGACAAGGTCCTGTCCAATAATGGCAAGGTGGCCCTGCAATACGGCCCCACCGACGGCTACCTGCCGCTGCGCCAGTGGATCGCCGACTCCTTGTCCAGCAATGGCAGCACCATCCTTCCGGAACAAGTGCTGATGACGTCCGGCTCGCAGCAGGCGCTGGACTTGCTGGGCAAGGTGCTGATCGATGAAGGCAGCCGCGTACTGGTGGAAACTCCCAGCTACCTGGGCGCGCTGCAGGCGTTTTCCGTCTATCGCCCCGAATTCGTTTCCGTCGACACCGATGACGAAGGCCTGGTGCCGTCGTCGATCGACCCCGTCGCCGATGGCGCGCGCCTGCTGTACGCGCTGCCGAACTTCCAGAACCCGACGGGCCGCAGCCTGTCCGTGGCGCGCCGCGTGGAACTGGTGGAAACCTGCGCCCGCCACGGCCTGCCGCTGATCGAGGATGATCCATACGGCGCCCTGAGCTACAGCGGCGAGCCGTATCCGAAGATGATCAACATGAATCCGGACGGCGTCATCTACATGGGCTCGTTCTCCAAGGTGCTCACGCCCGGCATCCGCCTCGGCTACGTCGTGGCGCCGATGCCGCTGGTGCGCCGTTTGGAACTGGCCAAGCAGGCGGCCGACCTGCACACGTCCCAGCTGACGCAGATGGTCGTGCATGAAGTCATCAAGGATGGCTTCCTGGACCGGCATATCCCCAGCATCCGCAGCTTGTACGGCAACCAGTGCCAGGCCATGCTGTCGGCGCTGGACGAGCACTTCCCGGCCGGCGTCACCTGGACGAAGCCTGAAGGCGGCATGTTCATCTGGGTCACCCTGCCGAAACACATCGACGCCATGAAACTGCTCGATGAAGCCATCGCCAACAAGGTCGCCTTCGTGCCAGGCGCGCCGTTCTATGCAAACACGCCGGAAACGCACACCCTGCGCCTGTCCTTCGTTACGGTGCCGCCGGAACGCATCCGCGAGGGTATCGCCATTCTGGGCAAACTGATCGCCGCAAAAATGTAA
- a CDS encoding alpha/beta fold hydrolase, which translates to MTISPPASTLLVLLPGMDGTARLFHHFDAALRAQAAIDTRAIAYPAAPLDYAALEAFVRERLPCDRPFVLLAESFSGPLGAALRADPPPGMRALILCCSFVRNPRPMLAPLRHLLDLVPFGALPGFALRQALLAPYATPPLQAELAAALAQVPPSVLRQRLRAVLETDASPSFARGSLPVLYLRARHDRLVPPANALQILRQAAGAQLVDIAAPHMLLQAAPEAAAGAVAAFLTGLSAPQAPN; encoded by the coding sequence ATGACGATCTCTCCCCCCGCCTCGACACTGCTTGTCCTCCTGCCCGGCATGGATGGTACGGCCCGACTTTTTCACCATTTTGATGCCGCCTTGCGCGCGCAAGCCGCCATCGACACCCGGGCCATCGCTTATCCGGCAGCACCGCTGGACTATGCGGCACTGGAAGCGTTCGTGCGCGAACGCTTGCCGTGCGACCGCCCTTTCGTACTGCTGGCCGAATCGTTTTCGGGACCGCTGGGGGCAGCTTTGCGCGCCGATCCGCCGCCCGGCATGCGCGCCCTGATCCTGTGCTGTTCCTTCGTGCGCAATCCGCGCCCGATGCTGGCGCCACTGCGCCACCTGCTGGACCTCGTCCCCTTTGGCGCCCTGCCCGGCTTCGCCCTGCGCCAGGCGCTGCTGGCGCCCTACGCCACGCCGCCACTGCAGGCGGAACTGGCAGCGGCGCTGGCGCAGGTGCCGCCCAGCGTGCTGCGCCAGCGCCTGCGAGCCGTGCTGGAAACAGATGCCTCTCCCAGCTTCGCGCGCGGCAGCCTGCCCGTGCTGTATCTGCGCGCCCGCCATGACCGCCTGGTGCCGCCGGCAAACGCCCTGCAGATACTGCGGCAGGCAGCGGGCGCGCAGCTGGTCGATATCGCCGCGCCGCACATGCTGCTGCAAGCGGCACCGGAAGCGGCCGCCGGCGCGGTCGCCGCCTTTCTCACGGGTCTGTCAGCCCCGCAGGCGCCCAACTAA
- a CDS encoding PLP-dependent aminotransferase family protein, whose protein sequence is MSHTLPLLSRASGETLIDQIVRSLAARIDDKLLRGGARMPSIRQCAAKLNVSCATVVASYDKLVARGYLESRRGAGFFVRERSPLNAPAPPAGAQDAAAQTMDVVWLIRNMFRQTPVIPAPGSGMLPAEWLDGDLVARALRDVSRQPGNLLLGYGAPQGFLPLRQQLQLKLAGLEIACPPEQIVTTVGVMQALDLVAREFVRPGETIFVDDPAYWLMFGAFAAMGMNVIGIPRLSDGPDIAVLAELAALHRPKLYVINSVLHNPSSTSLSAAKAFQVLRLAEQHDFLLVEDDIYCDMHPGGAVQPATRLAALDQLRRVIYLGGFSKSLAANLRVGFIATSPERAQRLADRKMLATLTTGDIGERVVYKILSQGLYRKHAERLRARLDNVRERTYRKVEQAGLRFEPAPAGMFVWADAGCDTNVLAEKALAEGLVLAPGSLFSPRQLPSTRMRLNLATVQDERIWAFFARALG, encoded by the coding sequence ATGAGTCATACACTTCCTTTGCTGTCGCGCGCCTCGGGCGAAACGCTGATCGACCAGATCGTGCGTTCACTGGCGGCACGCATCGACGACAAGCTGCTGCGCGGCGGCGCGCGCATGCCCTCGATCCGCCAGTGCGCCGCCAAGCTGAACGTGTCGTGCGCCACGGTGGTGGCCAGCTACGACAAGCTGGTGGCGCGCGGCTACCTCGAATCGCGGCGCGGCGCCGGCTTTTTCGTGCGCGAGCGCTCGCCATTGAACGCGCCGGCGCCACCGGCTGGCGCGCAGGATGCGGCAGCGCAGACTATGGACGTGGTCTGGCTGATCCGAAACATGTTCCGCCAGACGCCGGTCATCCCCGCGCCCGGCTCCGGCATGCTGCCCGCCGAGTGGCTGGACGGCGACCTGGTGGCGCGCGCCTTGCGCGACGTCAGCCGCCAGCCCGGCAACTTGCTGCTGGGGTATGGCGCGCCGCAGGGTTTCCTGCCGCTGCGCCAGCAGTTGCAACTGAAACTGGCGGGGCTGGAAATCGCCTGTCCGCCCGAGCAGATCGTCACCACGGTGGGCGTGATGCAGGCGCTGGACCTGGTGGCGCGCGAATTTGTCCGCCCTGGCGAAACCATTTTCGTCGACGATCCTGCGTATTGGCTGATGTTCGGCGCCTTTGCCGCCATGGGCATGAACGTCATCGGCATTCCTCGCCTGAGTGACGGCCCCGATATCGCCGTGCTGGCCGAACTGGCGGCCTTGCACCGCCCCAAGCTGTATGTGATCAATTCGGTGCTGCACAACCCCAGCTCGACGTCGCTGTCGGCAGCCAAGGCTTTCCAGGTGCTGCGCCTGGCCGAACAGCACGATTTCCTGCTCGTCGAGGATGATATCTATTGCGACATGCACCCGGGCGGCGCGGTACAGCCGGCCACGCGCCTGGCTGCACTGGACCAGCTGCGCCGCGTGATCTATCTGGGCGGCTTTTCCAAGAGCCTGGCGGCGAACCTGCGGGTGGGCTTCATCGCCACGTCGCCGGAGCGGGCGCAGCGCCTGGCCGACCGCAAGATGCTGGCTACCCTGACCACCGGCGACATCGGCGAGCGCGTGGTGTATAAAATCCTCTCGCAGGGCCTGTACCGCAAGCATGCGGAGCGTCTGCGCGCGCGGCTCGACAATGTGCGCGAGAGAACTTACCGCAAGGTCGAGCAGGCGGGCTTGCGCTTCGAGCCGGCGCCGGCTGGCATGTTCGTGTGGGCGGACGCGGGCTGCGACACGAATGTGCTGGCTGAAAAGGCGCTGGCCGAGGGGCTGGTACTGGCGCCGGGCAGCCTGTTTTCGCCGCGCCAGCTGCCGTCCACCCGCATGCGCCTGAACCTGGCCACGGTGCAGGACGAGCGCATATGGGCATTTTTCGCCCGCGCACTGGGATAA